One window of Saccharopolyspora phatthalungensis genomic DNA carries:
- a CDS encoding L,D-transpeptidase, whose protein sequence is MREWLNPAGIPARVSRPLMMLIFGLVALLVAGCSGFGSGASDDVPPAPVLELTPQNGAKDVLPTARISAAAVNGKIVNAVLTNAEGEQVAGAISPDGVGWAATEPLGYGKTYTLAVTAQGASGPEIIQQSTFSTVSPGAQTFVSMNPLDGQKVGVGQPLAFYFSADAPAPDKAKAEEAIKIHTEPAVEGAFYWFGSREVHWRPKEFWKPGTKVSIDINVYGKELGNGVWGQEDRKATVTIGDAVVLKADGASHQMRIEKNGKLLRTMPVSLGKPSFPSSNGVHVVTEHHAKKVMDSSTYGLPVEAGGYRTEVEWAVRISNGGEFLHAAPWSVGDQGRRNVSHGCINMSTADAKWIFNLVRKGDVVQITNSGGPNLRAWDGFGDWQIPWEQWVKGNK, encoded by the coding sequence ATGAGGGAGTGGCTTAACCCGGCCGGGATTCCTGCAAGGGTTTCGCGGCCGTTGATGATGTTGATCTTCGGCTTGGTGGCGTTACTCGTCGCCGGTTGTAGTGGTTTCGGTTCGGGGGCTTCGGATGACGTGCCGCCCGCGCCGGTTCTGGAGTTGACGCCGCAGAACGGGGCCAAAGATGTTTTGCCGACGGCGCGGATCAGTGCGGCCGCGGTCAACGGCAAGATCGTCAATGCGGTGCTGACCAATGCGGAAGGCGAGCAGGTGGCCGGTGCCATCTCGCCGGATGGGGTCGGCTGGGCAGCAACGGAACCGCTTGGGTACGGCAAGACCTACACGCTGGCGGTGACCGCCCAGGGGGCGAGCGGGCCCGAGATCATCCAGCAGTCCACGTTCAGCACCGTCTCGCCCGGGGCGCAGACCTTCGTTTCGATGAACCCGCTGGACGGCCAGAAAGTCGGCGTCGGCCAGCCGCTGGCGTTCTACTTCAGTGCGGATGCTCCGGCGCCGGACAAGGCCAAGGCCGAGGAAGCGATCAAGATCCACACCGAGCCGGCCGTGGAGGGCGCCTTCTACTGGTTCGGCAGCCGCGAGGTGCACTGGCGGCCGAAGGAGTTCTGGAAGCCGGGCACCAAGGTGTCGATCGACATCAACGTGTACGGCAAGGAGCTCGGCAATGGGGTCTGGGGCCAGGAGGACCGCAAGGCCACCGTCACCATCGGCGATGCGGTCGTGCTGAAGGCCGACGGGGCCAGTCACCAGATGCGGATCGAGAAGAACGGCAAGTTGCTGCGGACCATGCCGGTGTCGCTGGGCAAGCCCTCGTTTCCGTCCAGCAACGGCGTGCACGTGGTCACCGAGCACCACGCCAAGAAGGTGATGGACTCCTCCACCTACGGCCTGCCCGTCGAGGCGGGCGGCTACCGCACCGAGGTCGAGTGGGCGGTCCGGATTTCCAACGGCGGCGAGTTCCTGCACGCCGCGCCGTGGTCGGTGGGCGATCAAGGCAGGCGCAACGTTAGCCACGGCTGCATCAACATGAGTACCGCCGACGCCAAGTGGATCTTCAACTTGGTGCGGAAGGGCGATGTCGTGCAGATCACCAATTCCGGCGGGCCGAACCTGCGCGCCTGGGATGGTTTCGGCGACTGGCAGATTCCGTGGGAGCAGTGGGTGAAGGGCAACAAGTGA
- the orn gene encoding oligoribonuclease, producing MNDRLVWIDCEMTGLDLGKDALIEIAALVTDADLNILGEGVDIVIHADDEALAGMPDVVREMHDRSGLTEEVRRSTVTLEEAEQRVLDYVRKYVPDGRSAPLAGNSIATDRSFIARDMPRLDTHLHYRMVDVSSIKELCRRWYPRVYYAQPEKGLAHRALADIRESIRELAYYRRTAFVPQPGPTSEQAQAVAAELLNGDDGVGGTEKAREQSEQNPESGH from the coding sequence GTGAATGACCGTCTAGTGTGGATCGACTGCGAAATGACCGGTCTCGATCTCGGCAAGGACGCACTGATCGAGATCGCCGCCCTGGTCACCGATGCCGACCTGAACATTCTCGGCGAAGGCGTGGACATCGTCATCCACGCCGACGACGAGGCGCTCGCCGGGATGCCCGACGTGGTCCGCGAGATGCACGACCGCTCCGGGCTCACCGAGGAGGTGCGCCGCTCGACCGTGACCCTCGAAGAGGCCGAACAACGGGTGCTGGACTACGTCCGCAAGTACGTCCCGGACGGGCGGTCCGCGCCGCTGGCCGGCAACTCGATCGCCACCGACCGCAGTTTCATCGCCCGCGACATGCCACGGCTGGATACCCACCTGCACTACCGGATGGTCGACGTGTCGTCCATCAAGGAACTCTGCCGACGCTGGTACCCGCGGGTCTACTACGCCCAGCCGGAAAAGGGCCTCGCGCACCGCGCGCTGGCCGACATCCGGGAATCCATCCGCGAGCTCGCCTACTACCGGCGGACCGCGTTCGTCCCGCAGCCGGGGCCGACCAGCGAGCAGGCCCAGGCGGTGGCCGCAGAGCTGCTCAACGGCGATGACGGCGTCGGCGGCACCGAGAAAGCCCGCGAGCAGTCCGAGCAAAACCCCGAATCCGGCCACTGA
- the thiD gene encoding bifunctional hydroxymethylpyrimidine kinase/phosphomethylpyrimidine kinase produces MVPNVLTIAGTDPSGGAGVQADLKAFSAHGAYGMSVITALVAQTTTGVSEVHEVPPEFITAQLVTLLDDVRVDAVKIGMLANAEVIRAVIGVLDRYAPPHVVLDPVMVAKSGDRLLAAEAVNVLRDELLPRVDLITPNLPEAADLLGEPEITDPDDMPAQAERLARLGAKQVLLKGGHLDGLSSVDLLYGDGVAEFLSSERVATTNDHGTGCTLSAAIAALRPQRPDWLEAVREAKEYLTEALRASERLDVGHGHGPVHHFHHWW; encoded by the coding sequence ATGGTTCCCAATGTGCTGACCATCGCCGGCACCGATCCCAGCGGTGGCGCCGGTGTGCAAGCCGATCTGAAAGCCTTTTCCGCGCACGGCGCCTATGGCATGTCCGTGATCACCGCGCTGGTCGCGCAGACCACCACGGGGGTCTCGGAGGTGCACGAGGTCCCGCCGGAGTTCATCACCGCCCAGCTCGTCACGTTGCTCGACGACGTGCGGGTGGACGCAGTCAAGATCGGCATGCTTGCCAACGCCGAGGTGATTCGCGCGGTGATCGGGGTGCTCGACCGCTATGCGCCGCCGCACGTCGTGCTCGACCCGGTGATGGTCGCCAAGAGCGGTGACCGGCTGCTCGCAGCCGAGGCGGTCAACGTGCTGCGCGACGAGTTGCTGCCGCGGGTCGATCTGATCACCCCGAACCTGCCGGAGGCCGCCGACCTGCTGGGCGAGCCGGAGATCACCGACCCCGACGACATGCCCGCGCAGGCCGAGCGGCTGGCCCGGCTGGGCGCCAAGCAGGTGCTGCTCAAGGGCGGCCACCTCGACGGTCTGTCCAGTGTGGACCTGCTCTATGGCGACGGGGTGGCGGAATTCCTGTCCAGCGAGCGAGTGGCGACCACCAACGACCACGGCACCGGTTGCACGCTCTCGGCGGCGATCGCCGCGCTGCGGCCGCAGCGCCCGGATTGGCTCGAAGCGGTGCGTGAAGCCAAGGAGTACCTGACCGAGGCGCTGCGCGCGTCCGAGCGACTGGACGTCGGCCACGGCCACGGCCCAGTGCACCACTTCCACCACTGGTGGTAA
- a CDS encoding helix-turn-helix domain-containing protein, with protein sequence MIRNLWGIEDVSKYLGVPVGTVYQWRSRGYGPVGRKIGKYIRFKPDDVESWFESQAEGMI encoded by the coding sequence ATGATCCGCAACCTCTGGGGCATCGAAGACGTCTCCAAGTACCTCGGCGTTCCCGTCGGAACCGTCTACCAGTGGCGTTCTCGGGGCTATGGTCCGGTCGGTCGCAAGATCGGCAAGTACATCCGGTTCAAGCCCGACGACGTCGAGTCCTGGTTCGAGTCCCAGGCAGAGGGGATGATCTGA
- the tenA gene encoding thiaminase II, with translation MSKLPAPPADGFCARAWANTADLQQAIVEHPFNAALTDGTLDRDRFAFYIVQDARYLVGFAQTLAAAAARADNAEDAAFLAGAAQGALIEERRLHAGYVAEFGLSDTEIAGIDTSPSCLAYTSYLRANALTEPYPVLLAAILPCFWVYQHVGTTILEATGGAGDHPYQAWIQTYADDEFAEAVLAARDLTDRVAKSMDAEMQQRMLQAFTRATEYEWLFWNSAWIKEEWPTAGFLK, from the coding sequence ATGAGCAAGCTGCCTGCCCCGCCCGCCGATGGTTTCTGCGCCCGGGCCTGGGCGAACACCGCCGATCTACAGCAGGCGATCGTCGAGCACCCATTCAACGCCGCACTCACCGACGGCACCCTGGACCGGGATCGCTTCGCCTTCTACATCGTGCAGGACGCGCGCTACCTCGTCGGTTTCGCGCAGACACTGGCCGCCGCCGCGGCGCGGGCCGACAATGCCGAGGACGCCGCTTTCCTGGCCGGTGCCGCGCAGGGCGCGCTGATCGAGGAGCGCCGGTTGCACGCCGGATACGTCGCGGAGTTCGGTTTGTCCGACACCGAGATCGCCGGGATCGACACGTCCCCGTCCTGCCTCGCCTACACCTCGTACCTGCGGGCGAACGCGCTGACCGAACCGTATCCGGTGCTGCTGGCGGCGATCCTGCCGTGCTTCTGGGTGTACCAGCACGTCGGCACCACGATTCTGGAGGCCACCGGCGGCGCCGGGGATCACCCGTATCAGGCGTGGATCCAGACCTACGCCGACGACGAGTTCGCCGAGGCGGTGCTTGCCGCGCGCGACCTGACCGACCGGGTTGCCAAGAGCATGGATGCCGAGATGCAGCAGCGGATGCTTCAGGCGTTCACCCGCGCCACCGAGTACGAGTGGCTGTTCTGGAACAGCGCCTGGATCAAGGAAGAGTGGCCGACTGCCGGTTTCCTGAAGTAA
- a CDS encoding replication initiator, translating into MVLPALPDIDRIKQRIQAPDYRDWRKKVEDVYGCLHPVRLSGLWEIADKTSGDVLKSHGGHIFAPCGNRRESVCPACSDRYAADAFHLLRAGLSGGSKGVPVEVADKPRLFVTLTAPSFGPVHNRRTTATGKHAPCRCGRYHHEHDPQIGQPTDPGSYDYTRHVLWQAHVGKLWNLFTKHLRRRLARAAGLTVRDFADHARLSYAKVAEFQRRGIIHLHAVIRLDGPNGAVDTTPAWGTPELLADAVHAAHTATHVEVKGFELDGAAVTLAWGEQLDIRPIRPADAHQVEDGDGTISDDRIASYVAKYATKGTGKSEAADRPIRSRTQIELLRTTEHHKQIMRTAWDLGAPIACPDCHPHGEHHPAGCACASIDHCATCDNGGLIPGPLDELNLRRWCHMLAFRGHFLSKSRAYSTTFKQLREDRQIWRFEQNLAELGVTADTVTVINHWDMTSVGHRTDEERELAAAIAERTRAARKHRYNTERKD; encoded by the coding sequence ATGGTGTTGCCCGCACTTCCCGATATCGACCGCATCAAACAGCGGATCCAGGCACCCGACTACCGCGACTGGCGCAAGAAGGTCGAAGACGTCTACGGCTGCCTGCACCCCGTCCGACTGTCCGGGCTGTGGGAGATCGCCGACAAGACCTCCGGTGACGTCCTCAAAAGCCACGGCGGCCACATCTTCGCCCCCTGCGGCAACCGGCGGGAATCGGTCTGCCCCGCGTGCAGCGACCGCTACGCCGCCGACGCCTTCCACCTGCTGCGGGCGGGCCTATCCGGCGGCTCCAAAGGCGTCCCCGTAGAGGTCGCAGACAAGCCGAGGCTGTTCGTCACCCTCACCGCCCCCTCCTTCGGGCCGGTCCACAACCGGCGGACCACCGCCACCGGCAAGCACGCCCCGTGCCGCTGCGGGCGCTACCACCACGAACACGACCCACAGATCGGCCAGCCCACCGACCCCGGCTCCTACGACTACACCCGACACGTCCTGTGGCAGGCCCACGTCGGCAAGCTGTGGAACCTGTTCACCAAACACCTACGACGTCGCCTCGCCCGCGCCGCCGGGCTCACCGTCCGCGACTTCGCGGATCACGCCCGGCTCTCCTACGCCAAAGTCGCCGAATTCCAGCGCCGGGGCATCATCCACCTGCACGCCGTGATCCGCCTCGACGGCCCCAACGGCGCGGTAGACACCACCCCGGCCTGGGGCACCCCCGAACTCCTCGCCGACGCCGTCCACGCCGCCCACACCGCCACCCACGTCGAAGTCAAAGGCTTCGAACTCGACGGGGCAGCCGTGACGCTGGCCTGGGGCGAACAACTCGACATCCGCCCCATCCGCCCCGCCGACGCCCACCAGGTCGAAGACGGCGACGGCACCATCAGCGACGACCGGATCGCCTCCTACGTCGCCAAATACGCCACCAAAGGCACCGGCAAGTCCGAAGCCGCCGACCGGCCGATCCGCTCCCGCACCCAGATCGAACTGCTCAGGACCACCGAGCACCACAAACAGATCATGCGCACCGCCTGGGACCTCGGCGCACCCATCGCCTGCCCGGACTGCCACCCCCACGGCGAACACCACCCCGCCGGATGTGCCTGCGCGTCCATCGACCACTGCGCCACCTGCGACAACGGCGGACTGATCCCCGGACCGCTCGATGAACTCAACCTCCGGCGCTGGTGCCACATGCTCGCCTTCCGCGGGCACTTCCTGTCCAAATCACGGGCCTACTCCACCACCTTCAAACAACTCCGCGAGGACCGACAGATCTGGCGGTTCGAACAGAACCTCGCCGAACTCGGCGTCACCGCCGACACCGTGACCGTGATCAACCACTGGGACATGACCAGCGTCGGCCACCGCACCGACGAAGAACGCGAACTCGCCGCAGCCATCGCCGAACGCACCCGCGCCGCACGCAAACACCGCTACAACACCGAAAGGAAAGACTGA
- a CDS encoding tyrosine-type recombinase/integrase: MPIGTYGKIRCYETKSGWRALTKFRDFDGVTRPVERSGKTRAAAERALKKALTERSSTQGGAISADTRFRKVAEEWFSGVEAAVEQGSRSPTTAETYRRVLDGHVLLALGELRLREVTVPRVDAFIGAVRRNVGAPTAKTARSVVSGVLKLAARHGAIDRNPTRDIARIEGGPKKNPRALTLDERVQWLAQLEADEKAVAKDLPDLSRFMLATGVRIGEALAVQWSEVDLDKGVVHVNFTVVRVKGKGLIRKSTKTEYGERTLPLPSWAVEMLKKRHTGGVGLDRPVFPDSLGGLRDPSNTRRDLRNARGTAGFAWVTSHVFRKTAATILDAAGLTARVVADQLGHSRPSMTQDVYLGRKAVGREAAQALEGAFVTESA, encoded by the coding sequence TTGCCGATCGGGACGTACGGAAAGATCCGCTGCTATGAAACGAAATCGGGTTGGCGGGCGCTGACCAAGTTTCGTGACTTCGATGGAGTCACGCGTCCTGTAGAGAGGTCAGGTAAGACGCGGGCTGCTGCTGAGCGGGCTCTCAAAAAGGCGCTGACCGAGCGGAGTTCGACACAGGGCGGTGCGATAAGCGCGGATACACGGTTCCGCAAGGTGGCGGAGGAGTGGTTCAGCGGTGTTGAGGCGGCCGTGGAACAGGGGAGTAGGTCTCCGACTACAGCGGAAACCTACCGCAGAGTCCTCGATGGACACGTGTTGCTTGCGCTCGGTGAACTCAGGCTGAGGGAGGTGACGGTGCCGCGCGTGGATGCTTTTATCGGCGCTGTGCGCAGGAATGTCGGAGCGCCGACGGCGAAGACGGCTCGTAGCGTGGTCTCGGGCGTGCTGAAACTCGCGGCACGGCACGGCGCAATTGACCGCAACCCAACACGAGACATCGCCAGGATCGAAGGAGGACCGAAGAAGAATCCGCGAGCCTTGACGCTAGACGAGCGTGTTCAGTGGCTGGCGCAGCTGGAGGCCGACGAAAAGGCGGTTGCCAAGGATCTGCCGGATCTGTCTCGGTTCATGCTTGCGACAGGTGTCCGCATCGGTGAAGCGCTAGCGGTTCAGTGGTCCGAAGTTGACTTGGATAAGGGTGTCGTCCATGTGAACTTCACCGTGGTCCGGGTCAAGGGCAAGGGCTTGATCAGGAAGTCCACCAAGACCGAATACGGTGAACGGACCCTCCCGCTGCCCTCGTGGGCCGTGGAGATGCTGAAGAAGCGGCACACTGGCGGTGTCGGCCTGGACCGGCCGGTGTTTCCGGACAGCCTTGGTGGTCTGCGGGACCCGTCGAATACCCGGCGTGATCTTCGCAACGCTCGTGGCACCGCTGGGTTTGCGTGGGTTACTTCGCATGTGTTCCGCAAGACGGCAGCGACGATCCTCGATGCTGCTGGCCTGACCGCTCGGGTTGTCGCCGATCAGCTGGGGCACTCGCGGCCGTCCATGACGCAGGACGTGTACCTCGGCCGCAAGGCCGTCGGCAGGGAAGCGGCTCAGGCGCTAGAAGGTGCCTTCGTTACCGAGTCAGCCTGA
- a CDS encoding GGDEF domain-containing protein — protein sequence MLAKVALGVTSAASVAAGTCAYRLFRQTRSDPLTGLGNRAALVAAFNRAMRRGRGLVAVAVGDMNGFKAFNDVHGHRFGDQVLIAVASALRTTATGRELPVRLHGDEFAVLLPQVSTPQQAETRIRQFQAAVSSIAEIDGQPVEVGMSLGVMTAPVHTAQLSALMVSADERMYGDKHATRHHTRLATSHT from the coding sequence ATGTTGGCAAAGGTGGCCCTGGGTGTCACGAGCGCGGCCAGCGTGGCGGCCGGGACCTGCGCGTACCGGTTGTTCCGGCAGACCCGGAGCGACCCGCTGACCGGGTTGGGTAACCGGGCGGCGCTGGTGGCCGCGTTCAACCGGGCGATGCGTCGCGGCCGGGGTCTGGTGGCCGTGGCGGTCGGCGATATGAACGGCTTCAAAGCCTTCAACGACGTGCACGGGCACCGCTTCGGTGATCAGGTCCTCATCGCGGTCGCCTCCGCGCTGCGCACCACCGCCACCGGCAGGGAGTTACCGGTGCGTCTGCACGGCGACGAGTTCGCGGTCCTCTTGCCGCAGGTGAGCACCCCGCAGCAGGCCGAGACACGCATCCGGCAGTTCCAAGCGGCGGTGTCGAGCATCGCCGAGATCGACGGCCAGCCGGTCGAGGTCGGCATGTCGCTGGGCGTGATGACCGCACCAGTGCACACCGCCCAGCTCTCCGCGCTGATGGTCTCGGCGGATGAACGCATGTACGGCGACAAACACGCCACCCGACACCACACCCGACTGGCCACAAGCCACACCTAA
- a CDS encoding GntR family transcriptional regulator, with translation MARNIRNSIESGALRDGQRLPSTRDLAREWGVSTPVINDAMSILSEEGLVETIPRVGRAVRAPEQASTPPRPVAPRVMFIGGYAGCGKSELGRIIARETGWALLDKDSLTRPVVESALELVGRSPHDRESDFYLTSIRPREYESLINTLVENLQCGNSSIVTAPFVREFVDMAWVSRIQATCKDFGASATFVWVYCDADTMHTYVRHRGAARDAAKLANWTEYLAGIDLEFRPPVPHVVVNNSASSEPLQKQAQELIKLVEENDGSGK, from the coding sequence GTGGCGCGCAACATCCGGAACAGCATCGAGTCCGGAGCACTCCGCGACGGCCAGCGCTTGCCGTCCACTCGCGATCTTGCGCGAGAGTGGGGAGTCAGCACTCCGGTGATCAACGACGCCATGTCGATCCTCAGCGAGGAAGGGCTTGTGGAAACCATCCCGCGCGTCGGTCGGGCAGTTCGGGCGCCAGAACAGGCGAGTACGCCTCCACGGCCGGTTGCTCCGCGCGTCATGTTCATCGGTGGTTATGCGGGTTGCGGCAAGTCCGAGCTGGGGCGAATTATTGCCCGCGAGACCGGCTGGGCATTGTTGGATAAGGACTCGCTGACGCGACCCGTTGTGGAGTCGGCGCTTGAGTTGGTTGGTCGTTCGCCTCACGATCGTGAGTCGGACTTCTATTTGACTTCCATTCGGCCACGCGAGTACGAATCACTGATAAATACGCTTGTCGAGAACCTGCAATGCGGAAATAGTTCCATTGTTACGGCTCCATTCGTGCGAGAGTTTGTAGATATGGCATGGGTGAGCAGGATACAAGCCACTTGCAAAGATTTTGGCGCCTCGGCTACATTTGTGTGGGTGTACTGTGACGCAGATACAATGCACACTTATGTTCGGCATCGTGGTGCAGCGCGAGACGCGGCAAAGCTTGCCAACTGGACCGAGTATCTAGCGGGGATAGATCTTGAATTCAGACCACCGGTTCCGCATGTTGTAGTAAACAATTCTGCCTCAAGTGAGCCGCTACAGAAGCAGGCTCAGGAGCTAATCAAACTCGTCGAGGAAAATGACGGATCAGGAAAGTAG
- a CDS encoding AMP-binding protein, producing MSTLRQRSAALLRRVTPGLHTVFVLARQGVIRPLRPDKLLRIILAWRRWGITPPLGFAVGAVRHPDRPAVIDERGALSYAELAQRTTRLANGLRDRIPRGTRIGVLCRNHHGPVETIVAAAKLGVDVVLLNTGLSTQQLNDVITEQRVGLLVLDAEFRTHLPDLPEGIDAVLAWTDGTTRHDTLENLIAISSAQRPTRPTRQSRMIVLTSGTTGTPKGARRPDPPGLAPAASILSRVPLRSGERLLVSAPLFHTWGLAAFQLGAVLGATQVMRRKFDPEQALSAAQRNQCTSMFAVPVMLQRILDLPEQIRTKYDHSALRIVVSSGSALPADLATRFQHAFGPVLFNLYGSTEVSWVSIATPQDLRAAPGTAGRPPRGTTVRILGDDGTPVRRGATGRIFVGNDMVFEGYTNGSSRESRDGLMSTGDLGRIDAAGRLFVVGREDDMIISGGENVYPKETEDAIARLPEVSEAAVIGVDDADFGQRLAAFVVLHEEGGLDTERLRERLRDRLSKFAMPRDVVFLDELPRNATGKVVPRELLDRLRS from the coding sequence GTGAGCACGTTGAGGCAACGGTCGGCTGCCCTGCTCCGGCGCGTGACGCCGGGTCTGCACACGGTGTTCGTCCTGGCAAGACAAGGCGTGATCCGCCCGCTTCGACCGGACAAGCTGCTGCGGATCATCCTCGCCTGGCGACGCTGGGGCATCACCCCACCGCTCGGCTTCGCGGTAGGCGCCGTGCGCCACCCCGATCGCCCGGCGGTGATCGACGAGCGCGGTGCACTCAGCTACGCCGAACTCGCGCAGCGCACCACCCGGCTCGCCAACGGCCTGCGCGACCGCATCCCGCGTGGCACCCGGATCGGCGTGCTGTGCCGCAACCACCACGGACCGGTCGAAACGATCGTCGCCGCGGCCAAGCTCGGCGTGGACGTGGTGCTGCTCAACACCGGCCTGAGCACTCAGCAGCTCAACGACGTGATCACCGAACAGCGGGTGGGGCTGCTGGTGCTGGACGCCGAATTCCGTACCCACCTGCCGGACCTGCCCGAAGGCATCGACGCCGTGCTGGCGTGGACCGACGGCACCACCCGCCACGACACGCTGGAAAACCTGATCGCCATCTCCTCGGCGCAGCGGCCGACCCGGCCGACCCGGCAATCGCGCATGATCGTGCTGACCTCCGGCACCACCGGAACCCCGAAGGGCGCGCGCCGCCCCGACCCGCCGGGCCTGGCACCCGCGGCGTCGATCCTTTCCCGCGTGCCGCTGCGCAGCGGGGAACGGTTGCTGGTGAGCGCGCCGCTATTCCACACCTGGGGCCTCGCGGCGTTCCAACTCGGCGCCGTGCTCGGCGCGACCCAGGTGATGCGCCGCAAGTTCGACCCCGAACAAGCGCTTTCCGCGGCCCAACGCAACCAGTGCACGTCGATGTTCGCGGTGCCGGTGATGCTCCAGCGCATCCTCGACCTCCCCGAACAGATCCGCACCAAGTACGACCACAGCGCGCTGCGCATCGTGGTGAGCAGCGGATCGGCCCTCCCCGCCGACCTGGCCACCAGATTCCAGCACGCCTTCGGACCCGTCCTGTTCAATCTCTACGGATCCACCGAGGTGTCCTGGGTAAGCATCGCGACACCGCAGGACCTGCGCGCCGCACCGGGCACTGCGGGCCGACCGCCGCGCGGGACGACCGTGCGGATCCTCGGCGACGACGGCACCCCGGTCCGGCGCGGCGCGACCGGGCGGATCTTCGTGGGCAACGACATGGTCTTCGAGGGCTACACCAACGGCAGCAGCCGCGAGTCCCGCGACGGCCTGATGTCCACCGGCGACCTCGGGCGCATCGACGCCGCCGGGCGGCTGTTCGTCGTCGGCCGGGAAGACGACATGATCATCTCCGGGGGCGAGAACGTCTATCCCAAGGAAACCGAGGACGCCATCGCGCGCCTGCCGGAGGTGTCCGAGGCGGCCGTCATCGGCGTCGACGACGCCGACTTCGGACAACGGCTCGCGGCGTTCGTGGTACTCCACGAGGAGGGCGGGCTGGACACGGAACGGCTGCGCGAGCGCCTTCGTGACCGGCTGTCGAAATTCGCGATGCCGCGCGATGTCGTGTTCCTCGACGAGTTGCCGCGCAACGCCACCGGCAAAGTCGTGCCGCGCGAACTGCTCGACCGTCTGAGGTCCTGA
- a CDS encoding FtsK/SpoIIIE domain-containing protein encodes MRDTRVDTERTPVRAAARFVARHPRSVGSVVVLDAAVLWVGYQTVLMAAGIAVVAGASWRLLDRPTFDRFAGRLLRAWWRRWWSYRRQWLRIMTACNLTTIDHKGNTLAPRVTRVKSTWSWDTVHVRMAKGQEPEDFEKVINRLANSFQARSTNVRQLKPGKIALDFQRREPFDDMFVPLPDLAESVEAVDLRRLPIGRDEYGRDFTLDLLGRDLHILLGGATGAGKGSFMWALLRALAPLIRAGYVRLWVIDPKGGMEFGIGEDMYYEFAESDQAGQKLIQEYTSVLDARKLELGRQGVRTFTPSLETPLELLICDELAAMTAYADKAIRAPFELDLSKALTQYRAVGGRTVAASQEPTKDVIPMRGLFPTKIALRLDSASYVDMCLGEGMRDAGAFADKIPEYLAGVAYVKKEGRREPLRVRAAYTTDDDITELVRFCTDRGATVTPIRREATDGEHAGQTAEDIYSFDFEALEDENDEDDEDDEDDEIEEHDYYEDDEGEEIA; translated from the coding sequence ATGCGGGACACGCGAGTTGACACGGAAAGAACCCCGGTTCGGGCGGCGGCACGGTTCGTCGCGCGGCATCCGCGTTCGGTGGGCTCGGTGGTGGTCCTGGACGCTGCGGTGCTGTGGGTGGGGTATCAGACCGTGCTCATGGCGGCCGGGATTGCCGTGGTGGCCGGCGCTTCCTGGCGGCTGCTGGACCGGCCGACCTTCGACAGGTTCGCCGGTCGCCTGCTGCGGGCGTGGTGGAGACGGTGGTGGTCCTACCGGCGGCAATGGCTTCGGATCATGACCGCCTGCAACCTGACCACCATCGATCACAAGGGAAACACACTGGCTCCGCGCGTGACGCGGGTGAAAAGCACGTGGTCATGGGACACCGTGCACGTCCGAATGGCCAAGGGCCAAGAACCGGAGGACTTCGAGAAAGTGATCAATCGACTGGCGAACTCGTTTCAGGCACGTTCGACCAACGTGCGCCAGCTCAAACCGGGCAAGATCGCCCTGGACTTCCAGCGCCGGGAACCCTTCGACGACATGTTCGTTCCCCTGCCGGACCTGGCGGAGTCGGTCGAGGCGGTGGATCTGCGGCGGCTGCCGATCGGCCGGGACGAATACGGCCGGGACTTCACCCTCGACCTGCTGGGCCGGGACCTGCACATCCTCCTGGGCGGGGCGACCGGGGCGGGGAAGGGCTCGTTCATGTGGGCGCTTCTGCGCGCTCTGGCCCCGTTGATCCGGGCCGGTTACGTGCGGTTGTGGGTGATCGACCCCAAGGGCGGTATGGAATTCGGCATCGGCGAGGACATGTATTACGAGTTCGCCGAAAGCGACCAGGCCGGGCAGAAGCTGATTCAGGAGTACACCAGCGTTCTCGACGCCCGGAAGCTGGAGCTCGGCCGCCAAGGGGTCAGGACGTTCACGCCGTCGCTGGAAACACCGCTGGAGTTGCTGATCTGCGATGAGCTGGCCGCGATGACCGCCTACGCGGACAAGGCGATCCGGGCACCGTTCGAGCTGGATCTGAGCAAGGCGCTCACGCAGTACCGGGCGGTGGGTGGCCGCACCGTTGCCGCGTCGCAGGAACCGACCAAGGATGTCATCCCGATGCGCGGTCTGTTCCCGACGAAGATCGCGTTGCGGCTGGATTCCGCGTCGTATGTGGACATGTGCCTGGGTGAGGGCATGCGCGATGCGGGCGCGTTCGCCGACAAGATCCCCGAGTACCTCGCTGGTGTCGCCTACGTGAAGAAGGAGGGCCGTCGGGAACCCCTGCGGGTTCGTGCCGCCTACACCACCGACGACGACATCACCGAACTCGTCCGGTTCTGCACCGACCGGGGCGCGACGGTCACCCCGATCCGCCGCGAGGCCACCGACGGCGAACACGCCGGGCAGACCGCAGAGGACATCTACAGCTTCGACTTCGAAGCGCTCGAAGACGAGAACGACGAGGACGACGAGGACGACGAGGACGACGAGATCGAAGAACACGACTACTACGAAGACGACGAGGGCGAAGAGATCGCCTGA